Below is a genomic region from Martelella lutilitoris.
GGCTCCTGGGGGATCACACCCGCCAAGATCGCCAAGCGCGTCGCCGAAATGACCAGGCTGCCGCTGATGGTGCATGTGGGCGAACCGCCGCCGCTGATTGACGAGGTCTTCGAACTTCTGACGCCGGGCGATATCGTGACCCATTGCTTCAACGGCAAGGCCGCCGGCTCGATCCGCGACACCGATGCGCTGTTCAAAATGGCGCAGGACATGGCGGCGCGGGGCATATTGATGGATATCGGACATGGCGGGGCCTCGTTCAATTTCGAGACCGCGCGCGCCTCGATGGCCGATGGCCTGAAGCCGTTCTCGATTTCGACGGACCTCCATCTCCACAGCATCGAGGACCCGGTGCGCGACCTCGCGACCACCATGTCCAAGCTCTACGGCCTCGGTTTGCCCTTCGACGATTGTATTGAAGCGGTCTGCGCCGGACCGCGCGGCGTGCTCGGCCTCAGCGGGCGCGGCGGTCTTGCCGCCGGAACACGCGCCGATTTCACGGTTTTCGATTTCGCCGAGGCTTCGCTGCCGGTCCTCGACAGTCAGGGCAACACCATGACGCTGGAACGGCTGTTCGAGCCGCGCATGACGGTGATCGGCAACGATGTTCAACCGGCCGCGCGGAGGGCCTCATGAACGAGGACGCCATTCTGGATGTCCGGGGACTGAACGTCCGCTTTCGCGGCCAGGGGCGCGAGGTGGCGGCGCTGCGCGACGTCAGCTTCAGCATCGGCCGCGGTCGCACGCTTGCGCTGGTGGGCGAGAGCGGTTCCGGTAAATCGGTGACCTCGCTGGCGCTGATGGGCCTGCTGCCGCCGAACGGCAGGATCGCGGCGGGCACGCTCGCCTATCGCCACCGCGACGGCCGCATGCTCGAACTGACGGAGCTTGGCGAAGCGGAGCGGCGGCGGCTGCGCGGCGACCAGATGTCGATGATTTTCCAGGAGCCGATGTCGTCGCTCAACCCGCTGTTCACGATCGGTGACCAGATCGGCGAGATGCTGTTCCTGCACGAGACGATGGACGCGGCGACGCGGCGCAGGCGCACGATCGAAATGCTGGAACTGGTCGAGATACCGGAAGCCGCGCGGCGGATGGACAGCTACCCCCACGAACTCTCGGGCGGCATGCGCCAGCGCGTGATGATTGCCATGGCAATGATCTGCAAGCCTTCGCTTCTGATCGCCGACGAGCCGACGACCGCGCTCGATGTCACGATCCAGGCGCAGATCCTCGACCTGATGCGGCAGTTGCAGAAGGATTTCGGCATGTCGATCCTGTTCATCACCCATGACATGGGCGTTGTGGCCGAGATGGCGGACGATGTCGCGGTCATGTATGCTGGCGGGGTGGTCGAGCAGGCCGGCGTCGACGCGCTCTTCAACGACACCCGGCATCCCTACACGAAGGGACTTCTCTCCTCTATCCCGGGGCCGTGGCGCCCGCGCGGCGAACGGCTGGTGCCGATTCCGGGTTCCGTTCCGCCGCTTGCCAGCCTGCCGCCGGGATGCGCTTTCGCGCCGCGCTGCGGCTATGCCGAACCGCGCTGTCGCGAGCCGGTGGCGCTGACGCGCAAGGCGCCCGACCATCTGGCCGCCTGCATCCTTGAAGGTGTTGAGGCGCCATGACGGAACCGTTTATCAGCATTCGCAACATGACCAAGACGTTCGGCCCTGCGAGTGACCCGGTCTATGCCGTCAACGACGTCAGCTTCGATATCCCGAAGGGGTCGATAACGGGGCTGGTCGGAGAAAGCGGTTCGGGAAAATCCACGCTCGGGCGCAGCCTGCTCAGGCTGATCGAGCCGACATCGGGCAGCACGGTTTTCGACGGCTGCGACCTCAACAGCCTGAAGGCCGGTGACCTGAGGGCCATGCGTCGGCGCATGCAGATGGTGTTTCAGGACCCGGTTTCCTCCCTTAACCCCCGGCTTTCGGTCGAGGCGATCATTGCCGAAGGTCTCGTCGCGCATGGCATCGGTTCGCGGCGCACCCGCCGCGATAAAGTGGCTTCGCTTCTGGAAGAGGTTGGTCTCAGCGCCGACCACATGCGGCGCTATCCGCACGAATTCTCGGGCGGCCAGCGTCAGCGCATCGGCATTGCCCGCGCGCTCGCGCTGGAGCCGGAATTCATCGTCGCCGACGAGAGCGTCTCCGCCCTCGATGTGTCGATCCAGGCGCAGGTGCTCAATCTGCTGCTCGATCTGCGCGAACGGCGCAACCTGACCATGCTGTTCATCGCCCACGACCTGTCGGTTGTCGACTATCTCTGCGATCAGGTCGCGGTGATGTATCTGGGCCGGCTGATGGAAATCGGTCCAGCCGCCGATATCCACGAACGTCCGCGCCACCCCTACACGCTGGCGCTGAACTCGGCAATTCCGATGCCGCGGCCTGGCGCTGCGCGCGACCGGGAGGTTCTAAAGGGCGATATCCCCAGTCCGATGTCGCCGCCATCCGGATGCGTCTTTCGGACCCGATGCGCGCATGCGCGCGAGATCTGCGCCTCCGGCATTCCCTCGCCCGTGGAGGTTTCCGCGGGTCATTACAGTCACTGCAAGAGAATAGAGGCAATTGGTGAAAATTGATAATTTGCGGGAATCGCCGGAGGCGAGACTCGTCCGGTCCGGCCTCGCGCTCCCGGCGGATCCGCCCCGGCCGGTCGGCTCGTTCTGCAACG
It encodes:
- a CDS encoding amidohydrolase family protein codes for the protein MSLTLVNFHIIGFDDAPDQIHIGDDGLLAKNAAPDARLIDCNGAFLSPGWCDLHVHVWHGGTDISVRASQAGRPTGVTAMADAGSAGEASFHGLREYVIERQSETVRAFLNIGSIGLVACNRVPELIDWRSIDIDKTLAVVEANRDVICGIKVRASGVIVGSWGITPAKIAKRVAEMTRLPLMVHVGEPPPLIDEVFELLTPGDIVTHCFNGKAAGSIRDTDALFKMAQDMAARGILMDIGHGGASFNFETARASMADGLKPFSISTDLHLHSIEDPVRDLATTMSKLYGLGLPFDDCIEAVCAGPRGVLGLSGRGGLAAGTRADFTVFDFAEASLPVLDSQGNTMTLERLFEPRMTVIGNDVQPAARRAS
- a CDS encoding ABC transporter ATP-binding protein, with protein sequence MNEDAILDVRGLNVRFRGQGREVAALRDVSFSIGRGRTLALVGESGSGKSVTSLALMGLLPPNGRIAAGTLAYRHRDGRMLELTELGEAERRRLRGDQMSMIFQEPMSSLNPLFTIGDQIGEMLFLHETMDAATRRRRTIEMLELVEIPEAARRMDSYPHELSGGMRQRVMIAMAMICKPSLLIADEPTTALDVTIQAQILDLMRQLQKDFGMSILFITHDMGVVAEMADDVAVMYAGGVVEQAGVDALFNDTRHPYTKGLLSSIPGPWRPRGERLVPIPGSVPPLASLPPGCAFAPRCGYAEPRCREPVALTRKAPDHLAACILEGVEAP
- a CDS encoding ABC transporter ATP-binding protein, coding for MTEPFISIRNMTKTFGPASDPVYAVNDVSFDIPKGSITGLVGESGSGKSTLGRSLLRLIEPTSGSTVFDGCDLNSLKAGDLRAMRRRMQMVFQDPVSSLNPRLSVEAIIAEGLVAHGIGSRRTRRDKVASLLEEVGLSADHMRRYPHEFSGGQRQRIGIARALALEPEFIVADESVSALDVSIQAQVLNLLLDLRERRNLTMLFIAHDLSVVDYLCDQVAVMYLGRLMEIGPAADIHERPRHPYTLALNSAIPMPRPGAARDREVLKGDIPSPMSPPSGCVFRTRCAHAREICASGIPSPVEVSAGHYSHCKRIEAIGEN